The following are encoded in a window of Impatiens glandulifera chromosome 5, dImpGla2.1, whole genome shotgun sequence genomic DNA:
- the LOC124940247 gene encoding monothiol glutaredoxin-S10-like, which translates to MDRIVKLASMKAVVIFTNSSCCMCHAIKRLFYEQGVSPMIHELDEDTRGREMEWALSRIGCCPAVPAVFIGGRLVGSANTVMTLHLNGSLKKMLKEAGAMWL; encoded by the coding sequence ATGGACAGAATTGTGAAGTTGGCTTCAATGAAGGCTGTGGTGATATTCACGAATAGCTCGTGTTGCATGTGCCATGCAATCAAGAGGTTGTTCTACGAGCAAGGGGTGAGCCCGATGATCCACGAGCTTGACGAAGACACGAGAGGTAGGGAAATGGAGTGGGCGTTGTCACGAATTGGTTGTTGCCCGGCAGTGCCAGCTGTCTTCATTGGTGGAAGGCTCGTAGGTTCTGCCAATACCGTCATGACTCTTCACCTTAATGGGTCGCTAAAGAAGATGCTTAAAGAGGCTGGTGCCATGTGGCTCTAG